CTCTTTGATGCAGGCGGTGTAGGAGAACCTTTGGAAATAACGGAACACTATAATTTAATCACAGAAGCACAGAAAAAAAATAACGCAGATGAAGCAAATGAACTTTTATCAAAAATGAATGTAAAATATCTTTTGAGTGATTACCAATTCCCATCTCATTCTCCTGTTGAGTCAACAAAATGGGAACTGGTGTTCAGGAGTCATTTATTCGTGTATAAAAATAAAAATTTTGTAGATAGAAGTTTTATAGTTGATAATAATAATAATAATAATAAAACTGTTGAGTTCATTATCTACGAACCTGATAAAATAAAAATTGAAACAACAAATTCAGGTATGCTGATTCTATTAGATACTTTTTATCCGGGATGGCAGGCATTTGTTAATGGCAAAAAAACTGATATGGCAAAGGATACTTTTAGTTCTGTTTTTCGTTCAGTAAAATTACAAAATGCGCCAAACTATAAGATATATTTTTTGTATAATCCCGCTTTGTTCATTCTCGGGCTGTTGATTTCGTTGCTTATAATTGGTATAATAGTTAGTTGTGATATATCTACTTTTACCGGTATTTAATGAAGCGAATGGAATAGAAATTCTATTTAAAAGTATTGGATACCAACTTTCCAACCTGCCACATTCTGTTGTGCTCGTAAACGATGGTTCTACCGACGAGACTGTTAATATTTTAATTAATTTCTTAAAAGGTTTACAGCAGAAACTTACCTTAAAAATTATAAATCACGAAAAAAATTTAGGGCTCGGTGCAGCAATGCGAACAGGTATAAACTATGTTTCTACCGTTATTCAGGAAAACGATATTTTGATAACTATGGATGCTGATAATACACATCCTGTTGGTTTAATCACAGAACTTGTAAAAAAAATTCAAAACGGTGCTGATGTTGTAGTTGCATCCAGATACACAGCAGGTGGAAACGAAATCGGGTTAAAAAAGTTTAGAAAAATTTTAAGCGGGTTTGCTTCGGCATTATTAAAACTCTTTTTTCCAGTAAAAAATGTCACAGATTATACAAGCGGTTACCGTGCATATTCCGGAAAAATTATCAAGAAAGCGAGAACATATTACAGCGATAATTTTGTTACTGAAACCGGTTTTACCTGTATGGCTGAAATTTTGATAAAACTTTCTAAAATCAACGCTTCGTTTGATGAAGTCGGACTCGTTTTACGGTATGACTTAAAAAAAGGAAAAAGTAAAATAAAAATAATAAAGACAATCTTTGAATATCTATTCCTTATATTGAAACTTAAATTCTTGCGGTTATAGTACAAATGTACTATAACTGCCGACTGAAAAATTGCCAAAAATGAGAAAACAAGTAATTCTGTTTCTGGTTTGTACCTTGTTTTTTTTCAATGGTATAATTTTTACTAATAAGATATTTTTTTTTAGAGATATACTTAATCTTTTTATGCCTTATCGGCTTTTTGCAGCAGAGAACATTCAAAATGGAGTTCTACCATTATGGAATCCTTACACTTTTTTTGGTCAGCCGTTTCTGGCCAATCCTGAAACATCTCTGTTTTATCCTTTCACTATTTTGTTCTATATTTTTAAGTTTTCTATTGCATACAAACTTTTTATTGTTATACATTTTTTTCTCGCGGCATTACTCTTCTGGTTGATTGCTAAATTGTTAAATGCTAAAAATTCGTTCACACTTGTTGGAGCAATTGCATGGACATTCGGTGGCTATCTTTCAACAAGAGTAGAGTTTTTAAGTATTTTAGGCAGCGCTGTATGGTTACCTGTGGGATTGTTCTTTCTTAACAAAAATAAAAAAATTTTGTTAGCACTAACTCTTGCAATACAGATATTTTCAGGTCATCCGCAAGTGTTTTTTTATACTCTTATTTTTATGCTGTTTTTCCTGAATAAGAAACGATTTGGCACTTTGCTAACTGCATTATGTTTGACATTTTTTCTGACTGCAGTACAGATAATACCATTCTGGGAGTTTGTTCAAAACTCAAACAGGACAGATGGTTTAACTTTTGAAGAAGCATCAAGTGTCTCGGTAAAGCCAACTGAAATTTTTACAAATCTACTACCAAAGAAAAAAATTGATATCAGAGATAGTTATTGGTTGAAATCATCTTATATCAGTTTGTTTCCGTTAATTTTTGTTATTATTTATTTTTTCCAAAAAAATACTACCAAGAATCTTATTTTTCCACTTGCAATAATAATAATTCTTGCATTAGGCCGATATACACCTGTGTATTACTATCTCTATAAATATGTTTTGCCATTTTCAAAAATACGCTATCCTGCTGCAATTATGTTCTTGTTTGTATTCATTTTAGCGTCTATGATTGCACAGGTAAAAACAGAACAATTTAATAAGTTTATCCCAATAATTTTTTTGATAACATTTTTTGATTTATATCTCAATTTCAAGAAATTTAATCCGACGATTTTTTTAGAACTGCTCAGTTTAAAAACAGAAAATATCTTTTTGTTACAAAAAATCTCTAATGGCAAAAAATACCTTGTTTTGCCGGATGCTTATTCACAAAATAAGACATATTACGATTTCATAAATACACTTCCAACGAATATAAATATACCGCGCCACATTTATAACGCATCCGGCTATGACCCCCTAACTACAGAAGGAATAGAAACTTTCACCGAAAAATTAAGACAAAATCCTGATGCTAAAATGTTGTCCCGATATAACATAAAATATGTAATAACAACCAAAAATATGAGTAGCGATTGGAAAAGAATTACGAAAAATCTTTATGAAAATAAAATTACACTTCCCAAAAATGTAACTATTAACCCGCAGAGTTTTCAGCCAAAATATATTATTTTTTTAACTGGTTTATGGCTAACTATTATTAGCAGCATTTTAATACTAACTTTATGAAACTAAAAATCTGTATGCTGTTGGAAAGATTTTATCCTGTTGTCGGCGGCA
The DNA window shown above is from Elusimicrobiota bacterium and carries:
- a CDS encoding glycosyltransferase family 2 protein, yielding MIYLLLPVFNEANGIEILFKSIGYQLSNLPHSVVLVNDGSTDETVNILINFLKGLQQKLTLKIINHEKNLGLGAAMRTGINYVSTVIQENDILITMDADNTHPVGLITELVKKIQNGADVVVASRYTAGGNEIGLKKFRKILSGFASALLKLFFPVKNVTDYTSGYRAYSGKIIKKARTYYSDNFVTETGFTCMAEILIKLSKINASFDEVGLVLRYDLKKGKSKIKIIKTIFEYLFLILKLKFLRL